Below is a genomic region from Desulfobacter sp..
CGAACCCGAAGGCAACCTTCTGAATTCTGTCCTTTTGATGAAAAAGATAACAAATATACCCGGCCATACTGATAAAATAGATCAGGGCGGCGGATTGCAAAAGCATATTGGAAAAATTCATTTTTATTATACTTCCTTGTTAGGGCGGGGTGCAGACAGGCGGTCAAAGGTAAAATCATCTCCCATTGTTTGGGCCAGCACAGCATCGATCTCGGCCATGTCACCCCGGGCGATCAGCCCAGCCAGGTCCGCTTCCACCAAGGCGTTTAACTTTTGTCTATGCCCCTGGGGATCATGGCCCTGGGCAAGCATTTTTTTTCTGATATTGGCCAAAAGGATCAATGCCTCACCATACTCGGGACCCAGCATTTCTTCCAGCTCTTTTCTTAACTTTCTGGCCATGGCAGGACTGGCACCGCAGGTGGACACGGCAACCAGAAGATCGCCCTGCTCCACCACCGAAGGAAGGATAAAATCCCCCTTGTCTTTGCCGTCAACAACATTGCATAAAATCCCTGCCGTTTGGGCGGCCTTTCGGATCTTAGAGTTCAAGGTCTTGCTGTCTGTGGCCGCAAAGACAAGGCTGATCCCTTCCAAATCCGAAACCTCAAAGGGCTTTTTAACCAAACAAATCGATTCGGTTTCAACAAGCTTGGCAGAAAACTCAAGGCTGACCACCCTGACCCGGGCATGGGCCTTTGCAAGCCCCACAGCCTTGCGGGCCCCGACCTGGCCTCCGCCCACCACCAAGCAGGACCTGCCTTTTACATCCAAAAATACGGGATAATATTTCATAATACCTTGGGGTATTCATTCCTTGTTTGAATAAAAGATTTAATATATATTGTCCCTTAGGATTTTTCAATATTTATTCATTTTGAGGACATTTGAAGTGATTATTGACTCTCACACCCACCTATTCCCTGAACAGGTCAAAACAGACAGATCGGCTTTTTTTGACAATGAACCTGAATTTAAACTGCTCTACAACTCTTCCAAGTCTAAGATCATAACCTTGGAACAGCTTTTGCCCACCATGGACCAGCACCGGGTGGACGTCTCAATTATCTGCGGGTTTCCATGGCGAAACCCGGACTATGCCAAAGCAAATAATGATGCCGTGATCGAAGCGGTGCAGTCGCACCCGACCCGGATACGGGGGCTGGCCTGTTTTGACCTGGCCTGGCAGGGCGCGGCCCGGGAAGCTTCCCGGTGTCTGGATGCGGGACTTTCAGGGGTCGGAGAGCTTGCCTTTTACCTTTCCGGCATTGACCCTGAAGCCATCCGCCTTTTGGAACCTGTGATGGCCCTGCTCCTGGAAAGGGGAAACCTGCCGTGCATGATCCACACCAACGAGCCTGTAGGCCACCCATACCCGGGTAAAACCCCCATCACCCTGGAACAAATTGATCATCTGGCCAGGGCATTCCCGGACAATAAAATCATCCTGGCCCACTGGGGTGGGGGCATCTTTTTTTACCACATCATGAAAAAAGAGATGAAAGAGCGGCTTAAAAATATCTGGTATGACACGGCGGCCTCTGTCTTCCTTTATGACCCCGGGGTTTATGATATGGCCGCGGCAGCCGGGGTGATTGACAAGGTATTATTCGGCACAGATTATCCATTACTCACCCCGGACCGATACTATAAGGACCTGGACCAATCAAACCTTTTGGAAAAACATAAAAAAATGGTGCTGGGAGATAATGCAAAAGACCTGTATCAGCTTTGAACGGGTCATAACGCAGCTTGGCTGCCACGGGTGCTGACCCTTGGGATGGTCAGCACCAGGACAGATTTTCAAATCGGCCAGCTCAGGCCGAAGGCAGGGTAATGGTAAAACAACTGCCCTTCTCCTTGAGGCTTTCCACCTCAATGCGGCCCTGGTGATATTGGACAATGTGCTTGACAATGGCCAGTCCCAGACCTGAACCGCCCTGGTCGCGGCTGCGGCCTTTATCCACCCGGTAGAACCGGTTAAACAATTTGGGCAGATGTTCCCTGTCAATTCCCGTGCCCGTATCACACACCTGGATCTTGATCCGGTGGCCGCTCAAGGTCACCTTGATGGTCACCTGTGTATCTTTTCCATTATACTTTACGGCATTGTCCAGCAGATTGAATATGGCCTGCTCCATGAGAATGGGGTCCACCCGGGCACAAATATGATCCGGGCATTGGACTTCGATGTGAATATTTTTCTCATCTACCTGTTTCCGGCAGAATTTAACCGCACCCTGAATCAACAAAGACAAGGGATGGTCCTCAAGCCGGATGTCGGTTCCCTTGAGACGCTCAAGACGGGCCAGGGCCAGAAGATCATCAACAAGGGTGATCATCCGGTTGACATTTTTCTCAATGATGCTGAAAAACCGGATAAATTCTCCCAGGCCATCCTCTTTTGGGACCCGGCTTTCCATCATCTGCCCAAGGGTCTCAACAAATCCTTTGATGGTGGTCAAGGGGGTTTTGAGTTCATGGGAAACATTGGCTGCAAAATCCTTGTGCATGGTTTCCAAAAGCCTTATACGGGTGATGTCATGGAAAATAACCAAGGTGCCCATCCGGTTTTCATTTGTATCATAAAGGGCTGTGGAATGGATATTGAGGATAATAGGTTCATCCCGTTCAATGACAATATCGTCTTCCACAGGCTCGTGGGTGGACAAGGCCTTCTGGATAAAGGTCTGAAGTTCATAATTTCTGGCCACTTCCAGAATATTTCGGGTTTTAAGCATGTCAGGGGCAAAATCAAAAATCCGGGCCGCCGCAGTATTGATGGTGATAATCTCTTCGTTTCCGTCAA
It encodes:
- a CDS encoding bifunctional precorrin-2 dehydrogenase/sirohydrochlorin ferrochelatase codes for the protein MKYYPVFLDVKGRSCLVVGGGQVGARKAVGLAKAHARVRVVSLEFSAKLVETESICLVKKPFEVSDLEGISLVFAATDSKTLNSKIRKAAQTAGILCNVVDGKDKGDFILPSVVEQGDLLVAVSTCGASPAMARKLRKELEEMLGPEYGEALILLANIRKKMLAQGHDPQGHRQKLNALVEADLAGLIARGDMAEIDAVLAQTMGDDFTFDRLSAPRPNKEV
- a CDS encoding amidohydrolase, coding for MIIDSHTHLFPEQVKTDRSAFFDNEPEFKLLYNSSKSKIITLEQLLPTMDQHRVDVSIICGFPWRNPDYAKANNDAVIEAVQSHPTRIRGLACFDLAWQGAAREASRCLDAGLSGVGELAFYLSGIDPEAIRLLEPVMALLLERGNLPCMIHTNEPVGHPYPGKTPITLEQIDHLARAFPDNKIILAHWGGGIFFYHIMKKEMKERLKNIWYDTAASVFLYDPGVYDMAAAAGVIDKVLFGTDYPLLTPDRYYKDLDQSNLLEKHKKMVLGDNAKDLYQL
- a CDS encoding PAS domain-containing protein, with amino-acid sequence MGRKKSKLIWRIFPSFLIIILLSLSAVAWYSTRYFKTFFLENSEKELTVRAYLVQDRFARALSFDKLDAQQIDLLCKQVGRQIQTRVTVIWPSGEVIGDSFARVETMENHQARPEIKAAFDGKKGVAIRYSSTLDKTMMYIALPLTHQKEDMGVIRTAVSISDIDTKISTVRNSIFYTVILTVLAAGLASLYVSRRITIPIEEMRKGAEAFSRGNLSDRLPSTDTRELSELARSMNFMARTLDRKIVDAKNRSRELEAVHTSMQEGVIAIDGNEEIITINTAAARIFDFAPDMLKTRNILEVARNYELQTFIQKALSTHEPVEDDIVIERDEPIILNIHSTALYDTNENRMGTLVIFHDITRIRLLETMHKDFAANVSHELKTPLTTIKGFVETLGQMMESRVPKEDGLGEFIRFFSIIEKNVNRMITLVDDLLALARLERLKGTDIRLEDHPLSLLIQGAVKFCRKQVDEKNIHIEVQCPDHICARVDPILMEQAIFNLLDNAVKYNGKDTQVTIKVTLSGHRIKIQVCDTGTGIDREHLPKLFNRFYRVDKGRSRDQGGSGLGLAIVKHIVQYHQGRIEVESLKEKGSCFTITLPSA